A single Brassica rapa cultivar Chiifu-401-42 chromosome A04, CAAS_Brap_v3.01, whole genome shotgun sequence DNA region contains:
- the LOC103865277 gene encoding trihelix transcription factor ASR3 isoform X1 — MALEQQLGLAVTAVDGDGNGNGNGGGGENSAPSNEGGDDSVKTARLPRWTRQEILVLIQGKRVAENRVRRGRAAGMALGSGQMEPKWASVSSYCRRHGVNRGPVQCRKRWSNLAGDYKKIKEWESQVKEETESYWVMRNDVRRERKLPGFFDKEVYDVVDGGVVPPALALGLAPAATSTSVEPEGVLSELERREPAPNKLLQDVIDKEKQAACGVDDQGRVKEKDAEAANPEAGSTSQEARKRKRTSVSEDEEKEEEATKSMDNQLIQILERNGQLLAAQLEVQNTNLKLDREQRKDHGDNLVAVLSKLADAVAKIADKL; from the exons ATGGCTCTGGAACAACAGTTGGGGTTAGCAGTGACCGCCGTTGACGGTGACGGTAACGGTAACGGTAACGGCGGTGGTGGAGAGAACAGTGCGCCATCCAACGAAGGAGGAGATGACAGCGTCAAGACGGCGAGACTGCCACGTTGGACTAGGCAAGAGATTCTGGTGCTGATCCAGGGAAAGAGAGTGGCGGAGAACAGAGTCCGGCGAGGGAGAGCGGCGGGTATGGCGCTCGGGTCGGGTCAAATGGAGCCGAAGTGGGCGTCTGTGTCGTCTTACTGCAGACGTCATGGAGTGAACCGAGGACCGGTTCAGTGCCGGAAAAGGTGGAGCAACCTCGCCGGAGATTACAAGAAGATTAAGGAGTGGGAGTCTCAGGTGAAGGAGGAGACGGAGTCGTATTGGGTGATGAGGAACGATGTTCGCAGAGAGAGGAAGCTTCCTGGGTTCTTCGACAAGGAAGTGTACGATGTTGTAGATGGCGGCGTGGTTCCTCCGGCTCTTGCTCTTGGTTTGGCTCCGGCCGCGACGTCGACGTCGGTGGAGCCGGAGGGAGTGTTGTCTGAGTTAGAACGGCGAGAACCGGCGCCTAATAAGTTGCTTCAGG atGTTATAGACAAGGAGAAGCAAGCCGCGTGTGGAGTAGATGATCaag GTAGAGTGAAAGAGAAAGATGCAGAAGCAGCAAACCCGGAAGCTGGATCGACATCACAAGAGGCTAGAAAGCGTAAACGAACATCTGTTagtgaagatgaagaaaaagaagaagaagccacaAAGAGTATGGATAACCAGTTGATACAGATACTGGAAAGAAACGGACAGTTACTGGCGGCACAGCTTGAAGTTCAGAATACAAACTTGAAACTAGACAGAGAGCAAAGAAAAGATCATGGTGATAACTTAGTCGCTGTTCTCAGTAAGCTCGCAGATGCTGTGGCGAAAATCGCAGATAAGTTGTAG
- the LOC103865277 gene encoding trihelix transcription factor ASR3 isoform X2 produces the protein MALEQQLGLAVTAVDGDGNGNGNGGGGENSAPSNEGGDDSVKTARLPRWTRQEILVLIQGKRVAENRVRRGRAAGMALGSGQMEPKWASVSSYCRRHGVNRGPVQCRKRWSNLAGDYKKIKEWESQVKEETESYWVMRNDVRRERKLPGFFDKEVYDVVDGGVVPPALALGLAPAATSTSVEPEGVLSELERREPAPNKLLQDKEKQAACGVDDQGRVKEKDAEAANPEAGSTSQEARKRKRTSVSEDEEKEEEATKSMDNQLIQILERNGQLLAAQLEVQNTNLKLDREQRKDHGDNLVAVLSKLADAVAKIADKL, from the exons ATGGCTCTGGAACAACAGTTGGGGTTAGCAGTGACCGCCGTTGACGGTGACGGTAACGGTAACGGTAACGGCGGTGGTGGAGAGAACAGTGCGCCATCCAACGAAGGAGGAGATGACAGCGTCAAGACGGCGAGACTGCCACGTTGGACTAGGCAAGAGATTCTGGTGCTGATCCAGGGAAAGAGAGTGGCGGAGAACAGAGTCCGGCGAGGGAGAGCGGCGGGTATGGCGCTCGGGTCGGGTCAAATGGAGCCGAAGTGGGCGTCTGTGTCGTCTTACTGCAGACGTCATGGAGTGAACCGAGGACCGGTTCAGTGCCGGAAAAGGTGGAGCAACCTCGCCGGAGATTACAAGAAGATTAAGGAGTGGGAGTCTCAGGTGAAGGAGGAGACGGAGTCGTATTGGGTGATGAGGAACGATGTTCGCAGAGAGAGGAAGCTTCCTGGGTTCTTCGACAAGGAAGTGTACGATGTTGTAGATGGCGGCGTGGTTCCTCCGGCTCTTGCTCTTGGTTTGGCTCCGGCCGCGACGTCGACGTCGGTGGAGCCGGAGGGAGTGTTGTCTGAGTTAGAACGGCGAGAACCGGCGCCTAATAAGTTGCTTCAGG ACAAGGAGAAGCAAGCCGCGTGTGGAGTAGATGATCaag GTAGAGTGAAAGAGAAAGATGCAGAAGCAGCAAACCCGGAAGCTGGATCGACATCACAAGAGGCTAGAAAGCGTAAACGAACATCTGTTagtgaagatgaagaaaaagaagaagaagccacaAAGAGTATGGATAACCAGTTGATACAGATACTGGAAAGAAACGGACAGTTACTGGCGGCACAGCTTGAAGTTCAGAATACAAACTTGAAACTAGACAGAGAGCAAAGAAAAGATCATGGTGATAACTTAGTCGCTGTTCTCAGTAAGCTCGCAGATGCTGTGGCGAAAATCGCAGATAAGTTGTAG
- the LOC103865280 gene encoding mitotic spindle checkpoint protein BUBR1-like: protein MEFTSKVKTANEIFNLGISRNAKPVEKLNDAYMKFMVITMRRSKSVDDEPKENELQSRSFGTVLSRGDNNNTGRQALGPQAKRTKPNHSSRSPLAVYKDTTSGDQTETDKSKPEFGSWLMLGGRAERNKENNALPGKWAAFKVPQKPIVRAAASSFEVFVDEKECTDERVQKKKKSETISSSSNVLPLNDGREIKKETELLRQNPLRHFPSSSFLR from the exons ATGGAGTTTACGAGTAAGGTGAAGACGGCTAATGAGATTTTCAATCTCGGAATCTCTAG GAATGCAAAGCCTGTGGAGAAGTTGAATGATGCTTACATGAAGTTCATGGTGATAACTATGAGAAGGTCCAAAAGTGTTGATGAT GAGCCAAAGGAGAATGAATTACAGTCAAGAAGTTTTGGGACTGTATTGTCTAGAGGAGATAATAATA ATACAGGAAGGCAGGCGTTAGGTCCACAAGCAAAGAGAACAAAGCCTAATCA CTCATCCAGGTCACCTTTGGCTGTCTACAAGGATACTACATCGGGGGATCAAACCGAGACCGACAAGTCAAAACCAGAGTTTGGTTCTTGGCTCATGCTTGGAGGCAGAGCAGAAAGGAACAAAGAGAACAACGCCTTACCTGGAAAATGGGCAGCATTCAAG GTTCCTCAGAAACCTATTGTGAGAGCTGCTGCTTCTTCCTTTGAGGTTTTTGTCGACGAAAAAGAATGTACAGA TGAGAGAgtacagaagaagaagaagagtgaaaccatctcatcatcatcaaacgTTTTGCCCCTTAATGATGGCCGTGAGATAAAGAA AGAAACAGAGCTGCTGCGACAGAACCCTTTAAGACACTTTCCTTCCAGCAGCTTCCTACGATGA
- the LOC103865281 gene encoding protein LYK5: MAARTLHALSTSPLFLLLLFFAASSPTKAQQPYVNNHQLDCENRDFDNITNGFTCNGPRSCRSYLTFWSLPPYNTPNSIATLLNASAAEIQTLNNLTSLTTVIPTRRLVVIPTTCSCSGGGGFYQHNATYRLSGERQETYFSIANDTYQALSTCQAMMSQNPYGERNLTAGLNLLVPLRCACPTANQTAAGFRYLLTYLVAQGDSVSAIAEMFRSSTPAVSSGNELTSDNIYFFTPLLVPLRTEPTRIVITPPSPTPPVATPPQSPPVDPPGGSSSSHKWIYIGVGIGAGLLLLISILSLYFCYYKRRSKTSSLIEQNKLTDSSTKQSLPTTSTNQWSIALSNSSDTTSGLKSAIESLTLYRFSDLQSATSNFSEENKIKGSVYKATINGDDAAVKVIKGDVSSSEISLLKKLNHSNIIRLSGFCIREGASYLVYEYSENGSVSDWLHSSNKKKSLTWRQRVEICRDIAEALDYLHNYVTPPHIHKNLESNNVLLDSNFKAKISNFGVARILDEGDLDLQLTRHVEGTQGYLAPEYVENGVITPKLDVFAFGVVVLELLSGKEAVTTVDKEEKEEMLLCREINNVLGGENVREKLKEFMDSSLGDEYPLELAFTMAQLAKSCVAPDINSRPSIAQVLTTLLMIVSSSIDWEPSHDLLHDSGSLGN, translated from the coding sequence ATGGCTGCGCGTACACTCCACGCGCTATCCACCTCCCCTTTATTTCTCCTCCTTCTTTTCTTCGCCGCGTCTTCACCGACCAAAGCTCAGCAACCGTACGTCAACAACCACCAGCTAGACTGTGAGAATCGTGACTTCGACAACATAACCAACGGCTTCACCTGTAACGGCCCACGCTCATGCCGCTCCTACCTCACTTTCTGGTCTCTCCCACCGTACAACACTCCCAACTCCATCGCCACACTCCTCAACGCCTCCGCCGCCGAGATCCAGACCCTCAACAACCTCACCTCCCTAACCACCGTAATCCCCACCCGTCGACTCGTCGTCATCCCGACCACCTGCTCCTGCTCCGGCGGCGGTGGCTTTTACCAGCACAACGCCACTTACAGACTCTCCGGCGAAAGACAGGAGACTTACTTCTCCATAGCCAACGACACCTACCAAGCTCTCTCCACGTGTCAAGCCATGATGTCGCAGAACCCTTACGGCGAGAGGAACCTAACCGCCGGGCTAAACCTCCTCGTCCCTCTCCGCTGCGCTTGCCCCACCGCGAACCAAACCGCCGCGGGGTTCAGATACCTTCTTACCTACTTGGTCGCGCAGGGAGACAGCGTCTCCGCCATCGCCGAGATGTTCAGAAGCTCAACACCCGCCGTGAGCTCCGGCAACGAGCTCACGTCCGACAACATCTACTTCTTCACTCCGCTTCTCGTTCCTCTCAGGACGGAACCTACAAGAATCGTGATTACTCCGCCGTCGCCGACGCCGCCGGTTGCTACTCCGCCGCAGTCGCCGCCGGTGGATCCTCCGGGGGggtcttcttcttcacacaaaTGGATTTACATCGGAGTTGGAATCGGAGCCGGTTTGCTCCTCTTGATCTCAATCTTATCTCTCTACTTCTGTTACTACAAACGAAGATCCAAAACGTCGTCGTTGATAGAACAGAACAAGCTTACGGACTCCTCGACCAAACAGTCTCTTCCGACAACGTCAACAAACCAATGGTCGATCGCCTTATCAAACTCCTCAGACACCACGTCTGGTCTCAAATCAGCTATAGAGTCGTTAACTCTCTACAGATTCAGCGATCTTCAGTCAGCGACTTCGAACTTCAGCGAGGAGAACAAGATCAAAGGCTCGGTGTATAAGGCAACGATCAACGGAGACGACGCGGCTGTGAAGGTGATCAAAGGAGACGTGTCTTCCTCAGAGATCAGCCTCTTGAAGAAGCTGAACCATTCCAACATCATCCGTCTCTCTGGCTTCTGCATCCGCGAAGGAGCCTCGTACCTTGTCTACGAGTACTCGGAGAACGGTTCGGTTAGCGATTGGCTTCACTCGTCTAACAAGAAGAAGAGTCTGACATGGAGACAGCGAGTTGAGATCTGTCGGGACATAGCTGAGGCGTTGGACTACTTGCACAACTACGTGACGCCGCCTCATATCCACAAGAACTTGGAATCCAACAACGTGCTTCTTGATTCCAACTTCAAAGCCAAGATTTCGAATTTCGGCGTAGCGAGGATTCTTGACGAAGGTGATCTCGATCTTCAGTTGACCAGACATGTTGAAGGAACACAAGGCTACTTAGCTCCGGAGTATGTAGAAAACGGAGTCATAACTCCGAAGCTAGACGTGTTTGCTTTCGGAGTTGTGGTTCTTGAGCTTCTTTCGGGGAAAGAAGCGGTGACGACGGTGGATAAGGAGGAGAAGGAAGAGATGTTGTTGTGTAGAGAGATAAACAATGTGCTTGGAGGAGAGAATGTGAGAGAGAAGCTGAAGGAGTTTATGGATTCATCTCTAGGAGATGAGTATCCTTTGGAGCTGGCTTTCACCATGGCACAGCTTGCTAAGAGCTGTGTGGCACCTGATATTAACTCGCGACCGTCTATTGCTCAGGTTCTAACCACGCTCTTGATGATCGTCTCGTCATCTATTGATTGGGAGCCTTCTCATGACCTTCTTCATGATTCGGGATCTCTTGGCAACTAG